In Tachysurus fulvidraco isolate hzauxx_2018 chromosome 5, HZAU_PFXX_2.0, whole genome shotgun sequence, the genomic stretch TCTGGATTAGAGCTGAAGGTCTGGTTTCTCGTTCTATAGCCTGGACTCCTGGTTCCGTATCCTGGTGTGATGACctcatattttttaaaacttacAAAAAGCAAAGCTAAAATCACTAAAGTCATTAAAACCTTCCGAGCACTTCGTCTACTTCAGCACTAAGGGATAACGCTCACCTTCACCCAAGAGCATCATGGGAAAAACGTTGAGCGAGGAGACGATCAGCAGAATTTCTGTCTGAGAAGAAATGATTCACATTGAGATGAAGTGAAATGAATTAGATCAGATTCTGCAGTGCAGCTCTCAACACTAAGGAGTCAGttattacactcacacacacacacacacacaaacacacacacacaattgtttaTTAGCACTTACTCAATATATtccagatgatgtgtgtgtgtgtggtggtggtggtggtggtggtggtggtggtgggggttcCTGTTCAGTTCCTCTTCACTTCCTCCCAGCACTCACACCCTTTACACTAATTTAATGTTGGACATAAGACCGAGTCGCATCTAATGCACTGAACTTTGGagctctgtgtttttgtttcattatgAACACGATGTCTGTATGGTGTCGGTGTTTGACCTGAAATGTCTAAATCTGCCTCCTGTACCATAAAACTGTGACTAATAAGACTCGCTGTTCTGCACTTCACAGTACAATAAGAATAAACCGATGTTAAATATTCAAGACAGGATccacagcgtgtgtgtgtgtgtgtgtgtgtgccctgtgatgggttggcactccgtccagggtgtatcctgcctcgatgcctgatgatgcctgagataggcacaggctccccgtgacccgagaagttcagataagcggtagaagatgagtgtgagtgagaggatCCATAACTGAGCTCTGAGCTGTGTTCAGACCCCTTATAaatgtgtccacacacacacacacacacacacacacacacacacacacacacacacactctccacacacacatacacacacacacacacacacacagagtgaacacTCCACTCCCACACGTTACACactcacagtacacacacacacactccagtttGGGTTCCAGGACGTCAGTGTGTTTGACTCTAAAATACAGTCTGACTGGCAGAAACGTTTGTGCTTGATTTTAAACATTTGCACAGAAGATTTCACTGGAGGTTTAATTAGAGATGCAGATGGAGCACACAGGTGGTGTACAGTTCACTTTCACACTCGTGACTCTGAAGGAGAAGTGTCGTTAATTCAGTTCACTGTGACACGACCCTACACACTGCTGATTGGTCCTCAGGtggtgattaattctctctaacagcagctctgactgtactACAGCTGTATATACATGTACTGATgccttatcgtttccatagtaaccgcTCGCATGGATGTGTTCAGCTCACACTCCGCTGTGAATAAACTGATTATAAACATGTGGAATAGcgatttgtttaatatttattaacagagtctccagtgtcagtgatcTTTGACCTTTGAACCtgaacatcttcaggacaggaTTTTACCCACCTGACTCAAATAAATACGGCACTGTTTCCTTTGATCCTCAGGTTGaggcagagaggaagagacagttGGACTTGTGATGTCCAGCTCATGTGATGAGCTTGATTCTGATTCACATAAACACTCAGaatcagaccacacacacacacacacacacacacacacacacacacacacacacacacaattagtgTGCTGTCTCTGCTGTATGTAAACAAAAAGACACCTCAGTGCTGCAAACTTTTTTATCAGATTTATATTGACTCATATTTGATTTtataatatagatatagagtgtgtgtgtgtgtgtttcactgctgGGTGTATAGAAGAAAATACAACTTGGGTGTAAAAGAGTGTAATGTGTCGTCCCCCCTCCCCCTCAAGATGAAGAGCACAggacaacattatacacacacacacacacacaggacaacattatacacacacacacacacacacacacacacaggacaacattatacacacacacacaggacaacattatacacacacacacaggacaacattatacacacacacacaggacaacattatacacacacacacaggacaacattatacacacacacacaggacaacattatacacacacacacaggacaacattatacacacacacacaggacaacattatacacacacacacaggacaacattatacacacacacacaggacaacattatacacacacacaggacaacattatacacacacacacaggacaacattatacacacacacacaggacaacattatacacacacacacaggacaacattatacacacacacacacacaggacaacattatacacacacacaggacaacattatacacacacacacacacacacacacacacaggacattatacacacacagaaaatcactCAGACTGCCGGAGATCACGTTAATATACATGTACatgatttatataattatgCATGCAGTGACTGACGTCAGCCAGCAGGCGGCAATAAACTACACTGACAGTTCTAAagcagtttacacacacagtattataattaatgtgtatatatattcactTGTACAATTAATCATTCAGTCAGTAAACATCATAATTaacaaatatagaaaaataattaaacctgATGCCTTTAGTCTTTGTAAGTGATCGTTAGTTTATTTATGTCACTGAACTAGTTCTGTACCACAGCAGTGTCGAGGTGTTCAGTTCTGCCTGCGctacaatacaaacaaaatcaaaataaaaaatgaatttattcatttatttaaaacattttatacagaaaGGAAAGCATTAATACTAAAGGACAAGATTTAAACAGGATGAACTTATAAACTCTTTACTGCAGCTTCAGGTGATTTTTGTGCATTAACAAGAAAAATCCCAACAAACTGAACAACGataaaaacatcaaataaataaataaaatctttgtaGTTAAAACACTCAAAACATAAAGCTCCATATAATACCTGTgcattcatatcattattataacTGTATTAGAACATAAATATCTGTATGACGTTTTTACCTTTAAAACAAGacacaataaaatgtttagTCTGATCGTCTGCACACGTGCCTCCATCAGTCAACACCTCCACCAATAAAACTTGGggagtttaatatttaaaagtacATAAAATCGTTtaacatgtctctctctctctctctcacacacacacacacacacacacactgccctccAGGTCACATGGTCACTTGTGAGCTCTACGTAACACAGCGGGACTTGAGCTCATGATGTGACTCCTCCAGCGCTGACGAAGAACAAAGTTATAACTCTCTGACGGACACATCGCATAGAACACGTTCGCTTTATCTGGAATCAACagctctgagagagagaaagaccacATGCTGGGTTATTATACTGAATGTGTGTGGACCTTTATCactctgtgtggtgtgtgtgtgtgtgtgtgtgtgtgtgtgtgtacctttatCATAGTGCAaaatttgtgtgagtgtgaagtcATTAGAGCTCATGTTCTCCACGTTGTGTTTTTCCAGCGCTCTCTGTACCACCTGACTTGTCTTATCCTGACTGcttatctacacacacacacacacacacacacacacacacatacacacacacatacacacacacagttactgaaACCTGCTGTTTACCAAAGATTAATCATCACTGATCAGTTCTGCTAATGTACCAGTATGCTCTTGTAGATGTTGCCACTGTGGAGCGCCAAACTGACTCTGATGATGCAGCTGTCACTCTGTTTATTATATGCAGCCAGGGAGGGggatgatgaagaggatgatgatgatgatgatgaagcacAATCAGGGCTCAGACTGGAGGTGTTAGACTGAGAGGAGCAGGAATCAGGAGACGTACAGCTTGGATCAGGACACGACTCAGCCGAGTCTGCTGAGATATTCAGGCACGAGCCagactgcagacacacacacacacgcacacagacacagacacacacagagacaggacacacacacacacacacagacacacacagagacaggacacacacacacacacacacacacacacagagacaggacacacacacacacacacagacacacacagagacaggacacacacacacacacagacacacacagagacaggacacacacacacacacacagacacacacagagacaggacacacacacacacacacacacacacacacagacatgtatcATGTTTATAATCATTACGAGTAAAAGATTAGACAGACCAGTGATACACAGATGTACAGCGGACAGAACGATGACTCCTACTGTGTGGCTCTGAAGCTTTACAGTTCTGTAGCAGACATCAGACCCTCAGTTACCTGTGATTTTGGGCGGTGAGAGAAGGAGAAGTCCTCCATCTCAGAGCTGCTGGAGCCTGATGAGGAAACACTCATCTGATCAGAGTGGGTTTTCTTCTTAGcgctatcacacacacacacacacacacacacactgtgtcaggACCAGTAtggtgcagggtgtgtgtgtgtatgtaagcatGTAGCtacttttagaaatgtttgtgtatgcgtggtgtgcgtgtgtgtgtgtgtgtgtgtgacagacagagagagagagagagtgagacagagagagtgagacagagagagtgagacacagagagtgagacacagagagtgagacacagagagtgagacacagagagtgagacacagagagtgagacacagagagtgagacacagagagtgagacacagagagtgagaccaTACAGGCCAAGTTTCTTGGAGAGGAGTCGATGGCTCCAGCTTGGTGACCCTGGACACGAATCCACTGGGGGCTCCAGCTGTCTGGACAGTTCAtaactacacacagacacaaacacagctacttttagaaatatttctgtgtgtgcatgtgtgtgtgtgtgtatatatatatgtgtgtgtgtgtgtgtgagagagagaatgagtacACTGACCTCTGCTGGTCAGACAGGGGTAAGCAACTTTTGAGCCAGGAGGAGACACGCGGGTGAGACGGGAGAGTGTAAAGAGAGCATGAGGCCTGCAACTGGCGGATCTGAGACAAAACCTCAAACTCCTaaaacaggcaggcaggcaggcagacaggcagacagacaggcagacagacaggcagacaggcaggcagacagacagacagacaggcaggcaggcagacagacaggcaggcagacagacaggcagacagacagacagacagacagacaggcagacagacaggcagacagacagacagacaggcagacagacagacaggcagacggacaggcaggcagacaggcaggcagacggacaggcagacggacagacagacaggcagacagacaggcagacggacaggcagacagacaggcaggcagacggacaggcagacaggcagacagacaggcaggcagacaggcaggcagacaggcaggcaggcaggcaggcagacggacaggcagacagacaggcaggcagacaggcaggcaggcaggcaggcaggcagacagacaggcagacagacaggcagacaggcaggcagacagacagacagacaggcagacagacagacaggcagacagacaggcagacagaaacatGTTATGAGTGATTTCTATTACttatttgacatttaaaataaactgcacTAATAAGTATGTAACagctgtgtgcgcgcgcgtgtgtgtgtgtgtgtgtgtgtgtgtgtgtgtgtgtgtgtgtgtgtgtgtgtgtgtactcactctTCTTCGTTTCTCAAAATTGATTAGTCCACCCTGAATAACAGACacattattattgcagttaaatcTGTTTGttggcacaggtgtgtgtgtgtgtgtgtgtgtggtgggagtgtgtgtgtacctccacTGTGTCAGGAAGAGCTGTGTCCAACATGGTCAGGACGGTCAGGTATGTCCCCAGGTATGGCACCTCCCCCGCGCTGTAGttctgcgcgcacacacacacacacacacacacacacacacacacacacacacacacacacacacacacatacacacacacacatacacacacacacacacttcctgcttTAGAGTGGTACTTTCCCCAGTGTCTCATATGGAAAATGCCTTTATaattccaaacacacacacacacacacacacacacacacacacacacacacacacacacacacacacacacacacactgttctgtggCACACACATAACATTATTACTTTGCTGATCCTCAGTGTTCGAGCTTCAGCACACAAGGCTTTAGTTCACTCAGATCagaatattgtgtttatttgaaaCAAGCAGAAGTTGTGAGTTACAGAGACGTCCTTCACACTGATTTAGGGATTTATCTCATAACCTGCTCGGTGGCTCAGTGCTACTCGAACCATCACTGTCATGGTTATAAATGGTTATAAACATGTAacagattattaatattaatctaatCATCACCGTGTGTTTGGAGGCGACACTGGGTTTAGGAGATCCGAGTGTTCTACAGGGGTTCTCCTCTGTGTGTTCATTATtgtcctgaaacacacacacacacacacacacacacacacacacacacacacacacacacacacacacacacacacacacacacacacacagggtgacaTTATACATAATGCTATATCATGATTAAAGTTTATTGTGGTTCCGTCTTAAAGTTAAACAGTTTAGAGAACAACGACATGCTGTGGTGCATTAAGCATTCACACGTGTTCAAGCtgcacacaggtacacactACACCTGATATGATGCTCAAACACAGATTACagaattactgtgtgtgtgtgtgtgtgtgtgtgtgtgtgtgtgtgtgtgtgtgtgtgtgtgtgtgtgtgtgtgtgtgtgttatctggtTTTTGTCACACACTGATAAAAGACAAAATGGAGAACTTGAAGTTTATCTGTACAAACTTACGTCACAGTTGTGTTTCAGTTACAAAGAACATGACCTGCACTACACAACTCTCACAGCTGTACATTTctacagtctgtctgtctgcctgcacgtctgtctgtctgtctgcacgtctgtctgtctgcacgtctgtctgtctgcctgcacgtctgtctgtctgtctgcctgcacgtctgtctgtctgtctgtctgcctacctgtctgtctgcctgtctgaacATCTGCACACATTtctgcctacctgtctgtctgcctgcctgcctgtctgcctacCTGtctgcctacctgtctgtctgcctgcctgcctgcctgtctgcctgcctgcctgtctgcctgcctgtctgcctgcctgcctgtctgtctgcctgtctgtctgtctgcctgtctgtctgcctgcctgcctgcctgtctgcctgcctgtctgtctgcctgtctgtctgcctgcctgtctgaaCATCTGCACACATTTCTGTCTGGATTTATGAGAAATTTCCTTTTATCTTGAAAAAGCTTTTATATAGAGACTTCATACATTTATGCAAAAGTCGAATTACTGCCTCTTGTTTCATTAATATCTCTCTGAGCAAACATTCTccctctcgctcacacacacacacacacacacacacacacacacacacacacacacacacacgagattaTGTGTACAGTTTAAATACACCACTCACTGTTTATTCAGTCGGCTCTCCACCATCATGAACTTATGTAACTGAATACTGTGTTctcagtctcgcacacacacgcacacgtgcacacagacCTGCGCACACACTcccacacgcatgcacacgtgcacacacacgtgcgcgcgcagacacacacgcaaacacacacacacctacctccAGGATCTCTCTGTTGGCCAGAAGACAGTTTTCATCAGGGAAGCTTTCACACAGCCGATCAAAGGTGGTCAGACTCTCTctgcaatcacacacagacacacacggtaTATGTAAACAAACCCAAAATTCTCATTTAGATGAAGTTttcaaaaaagtgtgtgtgtgtgtgtgtgtgtgtgtacttgctGACTGTAGCCCAGGTCTTTTTGAGACGATACACAGCGTTGGACTGTAGAGCAGACAGGATCGCACGTAGAGACGAGAAGTTCCTCAGCTGATGGCACTCctgcatacacacgcacacacacacacacacacacacacacacgaaatcAAACTACATGCACATTAtgtttcttacacacacacgcacatgcacacacacacacaccagtgctaCAGCGATCCACTTCTCAATGATGTGAGCACGGTGGGCGGGGCTTGTATCATGGCAGCAGGGATGTAGTCTGGGTGATGGTGGACACTTGTGGGTGGGGTTTGAGGTTGTAGGTGTGCAGAGCAGAGAGTTGATGACCCAGTTAGTGACAGAGTTAAACTGGGAGATTGTGGCTCTCACACTCGGTGCTAAGCTCCGGTTCTCCTTCTTATCTCTCTGAGACCAAACACAACCAAGACAGTGAAACGGAACCACACGAGCAAACAGAGCCTGCGGAGAACACACAGGTCAGAACACCaccgagatcacacacacacacacacacacacaggatcactgGGTTAAAATGACACGTCCTTGAGAACTTCCCCTCATACTAGAACACCTACAGCGTCCAGTCTGGTGAGTTCCTCAGCAACGTCTCGTGCACAGCAGCTCaggacacttcctgtttcttctCCAGTAACAGTGACTTCTGACATGTTCTCAGCATGCCTGTCTGtaatgagagaggagagtgtgtgtgtgtgtgtgtgtgtgtgtgtgtgtgtgtgtgtgtgtgtgtgtgtgtgtgtgagacgtatCTGTATGTACCTTCCTCCTGAAAGGTGTGTAAGAGTTTGTCAGCGTGCTGAGCGAGGCGCCTGAAACACAGGCGATGGCGCAGATGGAGAGAAagtagagagagtgagggatGGAGAGGAGAATCTCTCAGGTCCTCAGCAAACTCCTCCAACCACAACATCACCAAACCTGGGAGAGaactacagacagacagagagacacggagagaaacagaatgtgtgagagagagagagagagagagagagagagagagagagagagagagagagagaatgtgtgttagagagagagagagagagagaatgtgagagcgagagagagagaatgtgtgtgtgagagagagagagagaatgtgagagcgagagagagagagaatgtgtgagagacagaatgtgagagagagagagagagagagagagagagagagagaggagaggagaatgGTGGAGgaagagaagtgagagagagagagagagtgagagagaggatgtgagagagagaatgtgagagagaaaatgtgagagtgagagaatctgagagagagagagagagagagagagagagaatgtgtgagagacagaatgtgagagagagagagagagagagagaga encodes the following:
- the rgl3a gene encoding LOW QUALITY PROTEIN: ral guanine nucleotide dissociation stimulator-like 1 (The sequence of the model RefSeq protein was modified relative to this genomic sequence to represent the inferred CDS: deleted 2 bases in 1 codon); this translates as MRASLQLWVPERSVCVKRVRLKRLVLDPYVLLTHYTLLNTHTEDPVQEWGEEVEDGVVYGVTLHREPACPSPSDLVGVACVQYRTLKVRRVKAATLEHLVQELVKPECDEPDYSRIFLSTYKAFTCTNTLLDMLFQREDKLINLDNSVCVRSSLPGLVMLWLEEFAEDLRDSPLHPSLSLLSLHLRHRLCFRRLAQHADKLLHTFQEEDRHAENMSEVTVTGEETGSVLSCCARDVAEELTRLDAALFARVVPFHCLGCVWSQRDKKENRSLAPSVRATISQFNSVTNWVINSLLCTPTTSNPTHKCPPSPRLHPCCHDTSPAHRAHIIEKWIAVALECHQLRNFSSLRAILSALQSNAVYRLKKTWATVSKESLTTFDRLCESFPDENCLLANREILEDNNEHTEENPCRTLGSPKPSVASKHTNYSAGEVPYLGTYLTVLTMLDTALPDTVEGGLINFEKRRREFEVLSQIRQLQASCSLYTLPSHPRVSSWLKSCLPLSDQQSYELSRQLEPPVDSCPGSPSWSHRLLSKKLGLAKKKTHSDQMSVSSSGSSSSEMEDFSFSHRPKSQSGSCLNISADSAESCPDPSCTSPDSCSSQSNTSSLSPDCASSSSSSSSSSSPSLAAYNKQSDSCIIRVSLALHSGNIYKSILISSQDKTSQVVQRALEKHNVENMSSNDFTLTQILHYDKELLIPDKANVFYAMCPSESYNFVLRQRWRSHIMSSSPAVLRRAHK